The following is a genomic window from Hymenobacter monticola.
TCTGTGGCAAACCTAGACCCGCCCAAACTGCCCCAAATACTTAATCAACCAACCCCAACCGGGCCGGCGGCAACGCCCTTTTTTTAGCCTTCAACCCCTTGCCTGCTTCTACCAACCGGCAACCGGATGCCGGGTCTGGCGTTGGTGGTGTGGCTGTCGGCGTTGCGCTAGCCGGGCAGGGCGTTGGTTGAATGCCGACGCGGCGCCTTTCGGCTTTTCCTACCTTTCGGCGTGGAAAATTCCCTTCTTTCGCCTACGTCTGCTGCTTCTGCATCGGCCGCTTCTGAGCAGCTGCCGCCGGCCCGCCCCCACGGTACCGGCCCGGCCTGGTGGCGCCCGGCGCCCGACAACACCCCCATTCCGTGGTGGGTGCACGCGCTGCTGGTGGCCGTGCTGCTGGCCCTCGATGGCCTGCTCTACTACGCCATGCGCCTCAACCCCAAAAACACCGTGAAACTCGACGCGGTGTGGGTGGTGCGCAATCTGGCCCTTGACGGCGTCACGGCGTTGCTGTTTTACTGGAATTGGCTGGCGGTGTTTCCGCGCACGCTGTCGCAGGGGCGCGTGGGTCGCTATTTCCTGGAAGCGCTGGTCTGGGCGGCGGTATTTTCGCTGCTGCGCATCACGGTTTCAGACATGGTTTACCGCGTGATGAACGGCAGCCATCCGGGCCTGGATTCCTACAACTGGGGGCTGTGGGCCGGGCTGCTGCTGGGTGGACTGCTCACGATGGGCGCCAGCTCGGGCGTCCGCATCACCCTCGACTACCTGCACGGCCAACGCCAGCGCCGCGAACTGGAACGCCAGCACCTGCTCACCGAGCTGGGCATGCTCAAAACCCAAATCAACCCGCACTTTTTGTTCAACACCCTCAACAACATCTACTCCCTCACCAGCCGCAAGTCGGACCGCGCCCCGGAAGCCGTGCTGCGCCTGGCCGAAAGCATGCGCTACCTGCTCTACGACAGCAGCGCCGACGCCGTGACCCTGAGCCAGGAGCTCACTCACCTGCGCAGCTTCCTCGACCTGCAGCGCCTGCGCCTGCCCGCCGCCGAGGCCGCTACGGCGATTGTCCTCAACGTCTACGGCCCCGTGGAGGCCGCCCCACCCGTGGCCCCGCTCCTGCTGCTGCCCCTGGTCGAGAATGCCTTCAAGCACGGCGACCTTGCCGCCCGCCCCGAAGCCATCCGCATCGAGCTCGAAGTAGACGGCGCCGAGTTGCGCTTCTCCGTGCACAACTACGTGGCCGCCATCGCCGACCTGCCGCGCCAGCCCGGCGGCCTCGGCCTGCACAACCTGCGCCGCCGCCTGGAGCTGCTGTACCCGGAGCGCCACGCGCTGCACGTCCGCACCTTGCCTGGCGAATATGCGGTGGAATTGGTGCTACAGCTTGATGGGAATGAGCATGTTTTGCGGAATTCGTTTTGACCTGGAGCCTCACCCCCGGCCCCTCTCCCTGGGGAGAGGGGAGCCTTATGCCAGCGCAAGACCGGTGCCCCCTCAGGGGGTCAGGGCGTGAGGGCCCACGCCTGAACGCAGCCCGCATGACGTTCTTTGAAGCCTACCAACTCTTATTCCCATGCAACGCCTAACCTGCGCCATTCTTGATGACGAACCGCTGGCCCTCGAGCTGCTGACCGACTACTGCGCTCAGGTGCCTTTCCTGGAGCTGCGCGGTCAGTTTCACGACGCGCTGGCCGGCCTGGCTTTCCTGCAGGATAACCCGGTGGATGTCGTGTTCATGGACATTCACATGCCGCGCCTCACCGGCCTGCAACTGGTGCAGCTGCTGCCCGCGCCAGCGCCCCGCATCATCTTCACCACCGCCTACGACCAGTACGCCGTGCAGAGCTACACCCTGAACGCGGCCGACTACCTCCTGAAACCCATCGCCTTCGACCGCTTTTTGCAAGCCGTGAGCAAGGTGCGCCAAGCGCTGCCGAGTAGCTCAGTGGCCTCGGTTGCGACCGTTCCGGAAGTGCCCGCGCCAACTCCAACACCCGCGCCGGCCGATGCCATGTTTGTGAAGAACGAGCACCGGCTGCAGCGCGTGGCTTTCGATAACATTCTTTATATAGAGGGCATGAAGGAATACCTGCTGCTGCACACCGCCAGCGCCGGCAAAATTCTCACCCTGCAGTCCTTCCGCCGCGTGGAGGAAGTGCTGCCGCCCGAGCGGTTTGCCCGTATCCATAAGTCATTCCTCGTAGCTCTCAGCCGCATCGAGCACGTGGAGCGCGGCAAGGTGCAGGTGGCCGGCCGCCTGCTGCCCGTGGGCGACACCTACCGCGAGTCGTTTGCCGAGCTGATTCGGGCGCATAATCAGCTGTGAGATGGTGGATTGGTGGGTTGATGGAGTGGCGGGTTGTCATTGCGAGCGAAGCGCGGCAATCCGTCCTCTCCATGTGACCAGCTTTGAAACGTGACAAAGCCAAGCAAAAAGCCCCGGCACCATTGCGGTGCCGGGGCTTTCTGGTAAAAGAGTGTGTCTGGAATTTACAGGACGGATTAGCTACGCTGTCCTTCGGGTGCTACGGCCTGCGGCCGCAATGACACCCACCATTCCGCCAACTCACCAATCCGCTACTTCGCGGCCAGCTTCTTGGCGATTTCCGAGGTGTGCTTGCCCTGGAAGCGGGCGCCTTCGAGCTCGTTTTCGCTGGGCTGACGCTCGCCCTGGCCGCCGGCCACGGTGCTAGCGCCGTAGGGCGTGCCGCCGGTCACTTCGTGGTGGCCCATCTGGCCCTGCCAGGCGTAGGGCAGGCCCACAATCACAAAGCCGTGGTGCAGCAGTTCGGTGTGGAAGCTGCGGATGGTGGTTTCCTGGCCGCCGTGCTGGGTGGCGGTGCTCACAAACACGCCGCCGACTTTGCCCACCAGCGCGCCCTTGGCCCACAGGCCGCCGGTGCTGTCCATGAAGGCCTGCATCTGGCCGCAGAGGTTGCCGTAGCGGGTGGGCGTGCCGAAGATGATGGCGTCGTACTCCACCAGTTCGTTGGGCGTGGCCACGGGCACGTGCGCGAAAGCCTGCTGGGCGCCGGTGGCGCCGGTTTGGTCCAGAATTTCTTTGGAAAGCGTTTCGGGCACGCGCTTCACCACCACTTCGTTGCCTTCTATCTGGCGGGCACCTTCGGCCACGGCTTCGGCCAGCTTCCAAACGTGGCCATAGGTGGAGTAAAACAGCACAAGGGTCTTCATGCGAAAGGGGTTTAAGGGGTTGAAAAAGGAAATAGTTTAGACAAGCTGATTCAGTACGCGCCGGCAAAAAATAAGGCCGGAGCCGAGCCAATATCAATGTACCTACATTGATAATACCGCTAAGCGTCCTCGAAGGTTACTAATCAGGCATTAAATATATTCGACGATGGATTGGTGTCTGGCTTTGCTTCAGCTTTTGTTTTGGGAGGTTTGCAACGGGCTTGCAACCATTCGGCGCGGGCTTGCATCTCCCTTGCAACACGCCCCCTGCGGGGCGGGCTTCCCTGGCTCGACTCGCCTTTCCATGCTGCAAAAAATGACCTTCTCTGCTACCTTCTCCCTCGCCGGCTCGGGTTACCGGCTGCCGGCATGAGCGCCGCCACCTGGTTTGCCTTCGGCGCCGACGACGTGCTGCCCGACCAAGCGGCCCAGCCCGTGGCGCCGCGCCTCACCGCCAGCCGCCACTCGGCCGTGACCAGCCCGCCCACCGAAGCCGAGCTGATTGACGGCTGCCTGCGCGGCCGCCAGCTGGCCCAGAAGCTGCTCTACGACAAGTACGCCGGCAAGATGATGGCTGTGTGCCTGCGCTACGCCCAAACCACCTTCGAGGCCGAAGACGTGCTGCAGGAAGGCTTCCTCACGGTGTTCCGCACGCTGGCCAGCTTCCGGCGCGAGTGCCCGCTGGAATTCTGGATTCGCCGTATCATGATTAACGCGGCCCTGCGCCAGCACCGCCGCAACGCCTCGCTGGTGGCGGTGAGCGACGGCGAATATCCCGAGACGCTGTCGAGCGAGGAATTCACGCTCAGCAACTACAATTTTCAGGAATTATTGGCGATGGTGCAGGAGCTAGCACCGCGCTACCGGATGGTCTTCAACCTTTACGCCATTGAAGGCTATACGCATAAGGAAATCGGCGAATTATTAGGTATCACCGAGGGCACGAGCAAGTCGCAATATTCTCGGGCCCGCGTCATCTTGCAAACTAAATTGGAGCGCCTGAGCGCGCCCCCCCGCCATGTCAGCTAATCCTATCGACGATAACGCTACGCCCAAAAACACCGGCAGCCTGGAAGACCTGTTTCGCCACCACCTGGGCGAGGAGGCCGCCGTGCCCCCGCGCCCCATGCTGTGGGACCAGATTGACAACTCCCTGCTGATTCGGCAAAACGAAAGCTACCGCAAACGCCTCACGGCCACCCGCTGGGTGGCCGCGGCCAGCCTGCTGCTGGCCACGCTGGCCGGCACCGGCTGGTGGACCCAGCACGACGGCGGCTTCGGCGGTGCCGAAGTGGCCACGGTAACAGGCCCGGCCGCCTCGCGCAATGGCCAGCAAGCCAGTACAACAGCGGCTTCGACCAAACAGGCCGTAGCTGTCAACGGCAGCTTAAACGGTGTAGCCAGCCGGCCGGCCACCACGGCACCGGCCGGCGCCGCACCCGGCGCCGCACCCGGCGCCGCGGGCATAGTCGCTGCTTCAGAAGCTGGCTTGAATGGCCGTAGCAGCGCTACCGCACCGACTTATGCAGCGAATGTTGCACCGGCCGGTACCGGTTTCGGGGCCGCTTCGGTTCGTGGCGGCTTTGAGCGCAATGCCCACGCCACCGTCGGCCGCAGCACCCGTGCCGCTCAGCCGTTGGCCAACGGCAGCCGCTTCGAAAACGCCAGCCGCGCCATTGTTGCCCAAACCCAACAGACGCCCGCAGCCACTGCCGGCACCACGGAAACCGGGCTACTGGCTGCCGGAGCCGCGCCGGCTGGCACCGTTTCAGCCAATGGTGTTGCGGCTACTGGCGGAGCCAGTTCCAGCCTCGCCACGGAAGAAACGGGTACTGCTTCGGCAGCATCGATGCCCTCTTCGACTGCAATTGCTTCGCAGCAGGTGGGCTTTCTCGCTGCCCGGCCGGCGGCCCTCAGCCTGCTGACGGGCGCCACGCTGCCCAAAGGCCTGTCCCCGGTGGCGTTGCCCGAGCCCACGCCGGCTGCCGACTTCAGCAAGTGGCACTACAGTGCCAGCTACGCGGCCTCGGTTTTCAACCCGAACGTGAACTTCTCGCGGGCCGGCATCGAGCCCGAGTTTGGCTACAATCCCGCCCTGGGTCCCGATTCGCCGGCCCTAACCGAAGCCGCCGCCGCCCAATACCGCGAAAACCTGCGCCCGGGCCTGAGCCAGCGCATTGCGCTGCTGGCCACGCGCCACCTCAAGGGCCACTGGTCGGCCAGCACGGGTTTGGAGTTCAGCCAGTCTACGGCTAAATCGGCCTCTACTGCGGCCTTTGTAGGCGAGCAGCTCTATGACCTGGGCTCGTTCACCAACGGCCAGATGCGCACCACGGACTTCCAATACCGCATGGGCAGTGTGCCCCTGCAAGTAACCTACTCCAACCCCGTGAAGCGCGGCTGGAGCCTTTACGGCCGCTTAGGCGGTGTAGTGAGCGCCCTGCTAGGAGCTCGCAGCGCCGTAGAAGGCGAGCCGGAAGCTACCAAAACCTATTCGGCGTTTTCGGCCGGCATGCCCTACCGCCTGGTGCTGGGCAGCGTGCGCGGTGCGGCGGGCGCGCAGTTCCGCCCCGTGGCCGGCAATTGGGCCTTCACCCTGGGCCCCGTGGCCGAGTTTGGCCTGACGCCCCTCAACGCCCACCCCGCTCAGAGCTTCATGGCCCAAAGCCGCCCCTACAGCTTTGGCATGGAAGCCGGCGTGGAGTTCGGTCGGTAAGAACGAGTACCCCGAAGCTCCTGCTTCGGCCCGGGCGAACATCAACCGTTCAACGCGGGCCGGAGCAGGAGCTTCGGGGTACAAGTTGTGTCATACTTTTCCTCGCTTCCCGCGAAACCCAATTTCCTCCGTTATGGTTAAGGTAGGCTGAGCATTTCGGCCTACCTTTCCCGTTGCATGGAGTACCAACTTACCTCTGAATTTAAGCCCACCGGCGACCAGCCCACCGCCATTGCCAAACTCGTGGAGGGCGTGAACAACGGCGAGCCGGCCCAGGTGTTGCTGGGTGCCACCGGCACCGGCAAAACCTTCACCATGGCCAACGTCATTGCCGAAACCGGCAAGCCGGCCCTGGTGCTGTGCCACAACAAGACGCTGGCCGCCCAGCTTTACGGCGAGTTCAAGGCATTTTTTCCGAACAACGCCGTCGAGTACTACATCAGCTACTACGACTACTACCAGCCGGAAGCCTACATCGCCAGCACCGATGTCTTCATCGAGAAAGACTTGGCCATCAACCAGGAAATCGAGAAGCTGCGGCTGCACACCACCTCCACCCTGCTCAGCGGGCGGCGCGATGTCATTGTGGTAGCTTCGGTGTCGTGCATCTATGGCATCGGCAACCCCGAGGAATTTGCCAAAAACGTCATTTTTCTGAAGCCAGGCATGCGCTACACGCGCAACAACCTGCTCTACCAGTTCGTGCAGATTCTGTACTCGCGCACTGAGGTGGAGTTTTCGCGCGGCACCTTCCGGGTGAAGGGCGACACGGTGGACGTGTTTCCGGCCTACGCCGACTACGCCATCCGTATCTACTTCTTCGGCGATGAAATCGAGTCGGTGCACAAGATTGACCCCGTCAGCGGCAAGAAGCTGAGCGACGAGGCCCACGGCATTGCGCTGTATCCGGCCAACCTGTTCGTGACCGGCAAGGAAACGCTGAATTCGGCCATCAAGCAGATTCAGGATGACATGGTGCACCAGCACGCCTACTTCGAGAAGGAGGGCCGCGACGCCGAAGCCAAGCGCATCATGGAGCGCACCGAGTTCGATTTGGAGATGATTCGGGAGTTGGGCTACTGCTCGGGCATCGAGAACTATTCGCGCTATTTCGACGGGCGCACGCCGGGCTCGCGGCCGTTCTGCCTGCTCGACTATTTCCCCAACGACTACCTACTGGTGGTGGACGAAAGCCACGCCACCATGCCCCAAATCCGGGCCATGTGGGGCGGCGACCGTAGCCGCAAGACGGCGCTTATTGAGTACGGCTTCCGCCTGCCCTCGGCCCTCGATAACCGCCCACTGACCTTCAACGAGTTTGAAAGCATGTACCGGCAGGCGGTGTTCGTATCGGCCACGCCGGCCGACTACGAGCTGGAGCAAAGCGGGGGCATCATCGTGGAGCAGATTATCCGCCCCACCGGCCTGCTCGACCCCGAAATCGACCTGCGCCCCAGCATCAACCAGATTGACGACCTGCTGGACGAGGTCGACAACCGCGTGAAGCAGGGCGACCGCGTGCTCGTGACCACCCTCACCAAGCGCATGGCCGAGGAGCTGAGCAAGTACATGGACCGCTTGGGTATCAAGGTGGAATACGTGCACTCCGACGTGAAAACGCTGGACCGCGTGGAGATTCTGCGCAAGCTGCGTCTGGGCGACATCGACGTGCTCATTGGGGTGAACTTGCTGCGCGAAGGGCTCGACTTGCCGGAGGTAAGCCTCGTGGCCATTCTGGATGCCGACAAGGAAGGCTTTCTGCGAGACCAGCGCAGCCTGATTCAGACCATGGGCCGCGCGGCGCGGAATGACCGGGGCAAGGTGATTATGTACGCCGACCGCATCACCGGCTCGATGCAGCGCGCCATCGACGAGACAAATCGCCGACGCGCTACTCAAATGGCCTACAACGAGGAGCACGGCATCACGCCGCGCACGGTGCGCAAGTCGCGCGAGGCCATTATGGGCCAGACCGACCTGGCCGACTACCGCATTGTGGAAACCACCGGCTACGCCACGCCCGACGACGGCGCCGCCCTGGCCTTGGCCGCCGAGCCCGTGGTGGCCATGATGACCAAGCCCGAACTCGAAAAGCTCATTAAAACCACCGAAAAGCAAATGGAAGCCGCCGCCAAGGACCTGGACTTCCTCACGGCTGCCAAGTTGCGCGACGAGCTGGCCGCGCTGCGCACCATGCTCAAGGGCAAGCGCGACTAGCCGGTTGGCACGATATTCGGCACGGAAGGACCGGGCAGCCACGGAGGCTGCCCGGTCCTTTTCTTTTCAGCCCTATGAAACCTTGGCTACTTTTCGCCGCCCTGTTGCCGTGCCGGCTGGCTGCCGCGCAGGCGGTGCCCGTACCGCTGCCGCTGCCTCAAACCAACATGCAGCCCACGGTCGTCATCACCCCGATGGAAAACACGCCGAGGGTGCGCTATCAATATCAGTTGGTACACCCGGTGTCGGATTGTGTGTGGCTGGCGCCGGCGTGGCGGGGCCAGGTGAAACTAGAGCCCGCCCGCAAGTTTATCAACACTAATTTTCAGGGTGAGTTGGAAGGCTTGCTCATGCGAACCATCAACGAGTTGGTGGCGGAGGGCTGGGAATTCGTTGAAATCCGCACCGAATCAAAGCCATACGGGGCTACGCAAAAAATCGAGAAATCTCCCCAGTCAGCCGACCCCACCAATCCCATTTATGTGAGCACGACCTCATTTCATACTTCGTCGGACACGCGCTACCTTTTCCGCAAAGCCCTGTAGATTTGAGGAAGCCAGACAACCGGAAGCACGGGGCTGGCAATTGAATCACTTTCACCTTTTATTCTGCATTTCTGATGAAAACACTCCTTTTTTCCACGGCTGTAGCGGCCGTCACGTTTGCCGCCTGCACGGCCCAGGCCCAGGTGAAACAGCCCCGCCAGGTAGGCAGCTTCCAGGCAATAGAATCCAGCGGCGGCATCGACGTGGTGCTGACGCAGGGCAGCGGCACCTCCGTGGTCGTCGAAGCTTCCGACGAGGCCCAGGCCCACCTCGTGACCAAAGTGGAAGGCAGCGCCTTGAAAATTGGCTGGGAATCGGGCTTCTCCTGGAAAAACCTGCTCAGCAACAACCACCATGCCACCGTGTACATCACCTGCCCGCGCCTCTCGGGCCTGAGCCTGAGCGGCGGCTCCGACGCCAAGGGCCAGTCCGCCTTCTCGGCCGACGACTTCCGCCTCCAGGCCAGCGGCGGCTCCGACGTGAAGCTCAGCCTCACCGCCAAAAGCCTCACCTGCTCCGCCTCGGGCGGCAGCGACGTGGACCTGAGCGGCCGCGTGGAGCGCCAGACCGTGGACATCAGCGGCGGCTCCGACTACAACGCCTTCGGCCTGCGCAGCACCGCCGCCACCGTGCGCGCCAGCGGCGGTTCCGACGCCAGCCTGACCGTGGATGGCGAGCTGACCGCCAGCGCCGGCGGTGGCTCCGATGTGCGCTACAAAGGAGCCGCCCGCCTCACCAACGCGTCCCACTCCGGCGGCAGCAGCGTGCGGCGTGTGCAATAAATCGAGCATAAATGCTTGGCACACCCTATTTTCGCAAATTAGATGAGCCCGTTGGGGCATAAATTCTAAAGCCCAAACCTGACCTGTTTGGGCTTTTTTTATACCATTTATGCAGCACAAACCTTTTGTGCACTTAGTCAACCCTTGCTAAGGCTGCTTGTAAAGCGCGCCGCCCTTCATTACCAGCCGCACTTGGCGCACGGCGGCTACGTCCTGCGTGGGGTCGCCGGCCACGGCCACGAGGTCGGCCAGCAGGCCGGGGCTGATGCGGCCGCGGTCGGCGAGGTGGAAGATGCGGGCGTTGCCGCTGGTGGCCTGGCGTAGCACCTGCAGCGGGCTGAGGCCGTAGTCGCGCACCAGCAGCTCCATTTCGCGGGCGTTGTCGCCGTGGGCAAATACTCCGACATCGCCGCCCAGCGCCAGCGTCACGCCGGCTTTCAGCGCGGCCTGCATGCTGAGGTGCTTTTGCTCCACGCGCGGCGGTAGGGCATCCTGGCCTTTTTTCCAGCCTTTGTATTGGGCAATGGCGTCGGTGGCAGCCACGGTGGGGCACAGGGCCACGCCGCGCTTTTTCATTAGCTGGAATACTTCCAACGTGCCTTCGTCGCCGTGCTCAATGGTTTCGACGCCGGCCAGCACGGCGCGGCGCATGCCCTCGGGCGTGCTGGCGTGGGCCACCACGCCCCGGCCCGCCGAGCGCGCGGTTTGCACTATCAGGGTTAGCTCTTCTTGCGAGAAGGTGGGCTGGGCGCTGCCGCCCGGGCCCCAGCGGTAGTCGGCGTACACTTTCACCACGTCGGCGCCCTTGCCCATCTGCTCGCGCACGGCCCGGGTGATGCCGTCCACGCCATCGGCTTCCTGGGCACCCTGG
Proteins encoded in this region:
- a CDS encoding sensor histidine kinase produces the protein MENSLLSPTSAASASAASEQLPPARPHGTGPAWWRPAPDNTPIPWWVHALLVAVLLALDGLLYYAMRLNPKNTVKLDAVWVVRNLALDGVTALLFYWNWLAVFPRTLSQGRVGRYFLEALVWAAVFSLLRITVSDMVYRVMNGSHPGLDSYNWGLWAGLLLGGLLTMGASSGVRITLDYLHGQRQRRELERQHLLTELGMLKTQINPHFLFNTLNNIYSLTSRKSDRAPEAVLRLAESMRYLLYDSSADAVTLSQELTHLRSFLDLQRLRLPAAEAATAIVLNVYGPVEAAPPVAPLLLLPLVENAFKHGDLAARPEAIRIELEVDGAELRFSVHNYVAAIADLPRQPGGLGLHNLRRRLELLYPERHALHVRTLPGEYAVELVLQLDGNEHVLRNSF
- a CDS encoding LytR/AlgR family response regulator transcription factor — encoded protein: MQRLTCAILDDEPLALELLTDYCAQVPFLELRGQFHDALAGLAFLQDNPVDVVFMDIHMPRLTGLQLVQLLPAPAPRIIFTTAYDQYAVQSYTLNAADYLLKPIAFDRFLQAVSKVRQALPSSSVASVATVPEVPAPTPTPAPADAMFVKNEHRLQRVAFDNILYIEGMKEYLLLHTASAGKILTLQSFRRVEEVLPPERFARIHKSFLVALSRIEHVERGKVQVAGRLLPVGDTYRESFAELIRAHNQL
- the wrbA gene encoding NAD(P)H:quinone oxidoreductase — protein: MKTLVLFYSTYGHVWKLAEAVAEGARQIEGNEVVVKRVPETLSKEILDQTGATGAQQAFAHVPVATPNELVEYDAIIFGTPTRYGNLCGQMQAFMDSTGGLWAKGALVGKVGGVFVSTATQHGGQETTIRSFHTELLHHGFVIVGLPYAWQGQMGHHEVTGGTPYGASTVAGGQGERQPSENELEGARFQGKHTSEIAKKLAAK
- a CDS encoding RNA polymerase sigma factor, which translates into the protein MSAATWFAFGADDVLPDQAAQPVAPRLTASRHSAVTSPPTEAELIDGCLRGRQLAQKLLYDKYAGKMMAVCLRYAQTTFEAEDVLQEGFLTVFRTLASFRRECPLEFWIRRIMINAALRQHRRNASLVAVSDGEYPETLSSEEFTLSNYNFQELLAMVQELAPRYRMVFNLYAIEGYTHKEIGELLGITEGTSKSQYSRARVILQTKLERLSAPPRHVS
- the uvrB gene encoding excinuclease ABC subunit UvrB; amino-acid sequence: MEYQLTSEFKPTGDQPTAIAKLVEGVNNGEPAQVLLGATGTGKTFTMANVIAETGKPALVLCHNKTLAAQLYGEFKAFFPNNAVEYYISYYDYYQPEAYIASTDVFIEKDLAINQEIEKLRLHTTSTLLSGRRDVIVVASVSCIYGIGNPEEFAKNVIFLKPGMRYTRNNLLYQFVQILYSRTEVEFSRGTFRVKGDTVDVFPAYADYAIRIYFFGDEIESVHKIDPVSGKKLSDEAHGIALYPANLFVTGKETLNSAIKQIQDDMVHQHAYFEKEGRDAEAKRIMERTEFDLEMIRELGYCSGIENYSRYFDGRTPGSRPFCLLDYFPNDYLLVVDESHATMPQIRAMWGGDRSRKTALIEYGFRLPSALDNRPLTFNEFESMYRQAVFVSATPADYELEQSGGIIVEQIIRPTGLLDPEIDLRPSINQIDDLLDEVDNRVKQGDRVLVTTLTKRMAEELSKYMDRLGIKVEYVHSDVKTLDRVEILRKLRLGDIDVLIGVNLLREGLDLPEVSLVAILDADKEGFLRDQRSLIQTMGRAARNDRGKVIMYADRITGSMQRAIDETNRRRATQMAYNEEHGITPRTVRKSREAIMGQTDLADYRIVETTGYATPDDGAALALAAEPVVAMMTKPELEKLIKTTEKQMEAAAKDLDFLTAAKLRDELAALRTMLKGKRD
- a CDS encoding head GIN domain-containing protein → MKTLLFSTAVAAVTFAACTAQAQVKQPRQVGSFQAIESSGGIDVVLTQGSGTSVVVEASDEAQAHLVTKVEGSALKIGWESGFSWKNLLSNNHHATVYITCPRLSGLSLSGGSDAKGQSAFSADDFRLQASGGSDVKLSLTAKSLTCSASGGSDVDLSGRVERQTVDISGGSDYNAFGLRSTAATVRASGGSDASLTVDGELTASAGGGSDVRYKGAARLTNASHSGGSSVRRVQ
- a CDS encoding metal-dependent hydrolase family protein yields the protein MAWQTQAQPAAGPVAPAAVLLRPAAVFDGQDLHAGWAVLVEKDRITAAGPAAQLALPAGGRTLELPGLTLLPGLIEGHSHLLLHPYNETPWNDQVLLESQALRVARATAHAQRTLLAGFTTARDLGTEGAVYADVGLKQAIDKGIIPGPRLLVATRALVATGSYGPKLSVDEDVPQGAQEADGVDGITRAVREQMGKGADVVKVYADYRWGPGGSAQPTFSQEELTLIVQTARSAGRGVVAHASTPEGMRRAVLAGVETIEHGDEGTLEVFQLMKKRGVALCPTVAATDAIAQYKGWKKGQDALPPRVEQKHLSMQAALKAGVTLALGGDVGVFAHGDNAREMELLVRDYGLSPLQVLRQATSGNARIFHLADRGRISPGLLADLVAVAGDPTQDVAAVRQVRLVMKGGALYKQP